A stretch of Episyrphus balteatus chromosome 2, idEpiBalt1.1, whole genome shotgun sequence DNA encodes these proteins:
- the LOC129912760 gene encoding uncharacterized protein LOC129912760, producing the protein MKFLLCLALCFAAAQAGFVGVQNAVAYSAGVAVPSVYNAPLTYNAPLTYNAPLAYSGYPSVYSAGLAAPAVYNNVGFASPLVRSAYAAPTVYSSPIVANTLLKK; encoded by the exons ATGAAA tTCCTTTTGTGTCTCGCTCTCTGCTTTGCCGCTGCCCAAGCCGGATTTGTAGGAGTTCAAAATGCTGTAGCATACTCTGCTGGAGTTGCTGTGCCATCAGTATACAATGCTCCTTTGACATATAATGCTCCTCTGACATACAACGCTCCATTGGCTTACTCTGGATATCCATCGGTTTATAGTGCAGGACTAGCTGCTCCAGCTGTTTACAACAATGTTGGTTTTGCTAGTCCTTTAGTAAGATCAGCTTATGCTGCTCCAACTGTCTATTCCAGTCCAATTGTTGCCAACACTTTGTTGAAGAAATAA
- the LOC129909496 gene encoding uncharacterized protein LOC129909496, which yields MKFLLCLAFCFAAAQAGLVGVQNALTYSAVPSVYNAPLAYNAPLAYNAPLTYNAPLANSGYPSVYSAGLAAPAVYNNVGFASPLVRSAYPAATVYSSPIVANTLFKK from the exons ATGAAA ttcCTTTTATGCCTCGCTTTCTGCTTTGCCGCCGCCCAAGCCGGACTTGTAGGAGTTCAGAATGCTCTAACTTACTCTGCTGTGCCATCAGTATACAATGCCCCTTTGGCGTATAATGCCCCTTTGGCATATAATGCCCCTCTTACTTATAATGCTCCATTGGCCAACTCTGGATATCCATCGGTTTATAGTGCAGGATTAGCTGCTCCAGCTGTTTACAACAATGTCGGTTTTGCTAGTCCTTTAGTAAGATCTGCTTATCCTGCTGCAACTGTCTATTCCAGTCCAATTGTTGCCAACACtttgtttaagaaataa
- the LOC129908183 gene encoding uncharacterized protein LOC129908183 yields MKFLLCLALCFAAAQAGLVGVQNAVTYSAGVAVPSVYNTPLAYNAPLTYNAPLAYNAPLAYSGYPSVYSARLASPALYNNVGFASPLVRSAFSAPTVYSSPIIANTLLKK; encoded by the exons ATGAAA ttcCTTTTGTGCCTCGCTCTCTGCTTTGCTGCCGCTCAAGCTGGACTTGTGGGAGTACAGAATGCAGTAACTTACTCCGCTGGAGTTGCAGTCCCATCTGTTTACAACACACCACTGGCTTACAATGCTCCTTTGACTTATAATGCTCCTCTGGCTTACAATGCGCCATTGGCTTACTCTGGATACCCATCGGTTTATAGCGCAAGATTAGCTTCTCCAGCTCTTTATAACAATGTTGGTTTTGCTAGCCCATTGGTCAGGTCTGCTTTTTCTGCTCCAACCGTCTATTCCAGTCCAATCATTGCCAACACTTTGTTGAAGAAATAA